A genomic stretch from Theropithecus gelada isolate Dixy chromosome 2, Tgel_1.0, whole genome shotgun sequence includes:
- the LOC112619305 gene encoding putative protein TPRXL has product MTHDKSWRRCSTSGSTKCRCGSRIAGPNALGSGCSSSSSSSSSSILSSSSPSSRSSPSSPSSPSSPSSRSNPSSPSSRSSRPNPSSASSSSPNRSSSPRSSSSSSSSPSSSGPGSRSSPSNPSSSSSSSPSSSGPGSRGSPRQATARRARTVPPFPEAAASASSQPGPLGILPVVELMIFSLHQA; this is encoded by the coding sequence ATGACACACGACAAAAGTTGGCGGAGATGCTCAACCTCGGGGAGTACCAAGTGCAGGTGTGGTTCAAGAATCGCCGGGCCAAACGCTCTCGGGAGCGGTTGTTCCAGCAGCAGCTCCAGCAGTTCCAGCAGCAtcctcagcagcagcagccccagcagcaggtccagccccagcagccccagcagccccagcagccccAGCAGCAGGTCCAACCCCAGCAGCCCCAGCAGCCGCAGCAGCAGGCCCAACCCCAGCAgcgccagcagcagcagccccaACAGGAGCAGCAGCCCCAggagctccagctccagctccagcagcCCCAGCAGCAGCGGCCCCGGCAGCAGGTCCAGCCCCAGCAACCCCAGCagctccagcagcagcagccccagcAGCAGCGGCCCGGGCAGCAGGGGCAGCCCCAGGCAGGCCACAGCCCGCAGAGCTCGCACTGTGCCCCCTTTCCCTGAAGCCGCCGCCTCTGCCTCCAGTCAGCCTGGCCCCTTGGGAATTCTCCCAGTGGTGGAACTCATGATCTTCAGCCTCCACCAGGCCTGA